The following proteins are encoded in a genomic region of Salminus brasiliensis chromosome 17, fSalBra1.hap2, whole genome shotgun sequence:
- the bsg gene encoding basigin, whose amino-acid sequence MKVLGLGALLLLCVDQVFLRTESHIVTDPTEVVNKTAATLSCNLTNPVSTIKGHYWKRNGKMIEGTKLDIGSLFTEYIISKVDYHASGKYTCVFLSEPQVEEDIDVIVPPHVVPYKHSENSNEQDKAVLVCVTHSYPFINDWTWYKLSDDPNDRKPINSSGKYTVKNTDHNSTLTIEDLNIDDDMGDYECIGENELGSKSAKIHLRVRSRLAALWPFLGIVAEVIILVTIIFIYEKRRKPDEINDDDDSGSAPLKSNAATNHKDKNVRQRNSN is encoded by the exons ATGAAGGTGCTGGGGCTGGgcgcgctgctgctgctctgtgtgGATCAGGTGTTTCTGCGGACAG AGTCTCATATTGTGACTGATCCAACTGAGGTGGTCAACAAGACTGCTGCAACACTCAGCTGTAACCTCACCAACCCAGTGTCTACCATCAAGGGCCACTACTGGAAGAGGAATGGCAAGATGATCGAGGGCACCAAGCTTGACATTGGAAGCCTCTTCACGGAGTACAT CATTTCTAAGGTTGATTATCACGCTTCTGGGAAGTATACCTGCGTCTTCTTGTCTGAACCACAAGTAGAGGAAGACATTGATGTTATAG TCCCTCCTCATGTTGTGCCCTATAAGCATTCTGAGAACAGTAATGAGCAGGACAAggctgtgctggtgtgtgtgaccCATAGCTACCCCTTCATCAATGACTGGACGTGGTATAAGCTCAGTGATGACCCCAACGACAGAAAG CCCATCAACAGCTCTGGAAAGTACACAGTCAAGAACACTGATCACAATTCCACGCTGACCATCGAGGACCTCAACATCGACGACGACATGGGTGACTACGAGTGCATCGGGGAGAATGAGCTAGGCAGTAAATCTGCCAAGATCCACCTTCGTGTGCGAAGCCGCCTGGCTGCCCTCTGGCCCTTCCTTGGGATTGTAGCTGAGGTCATCATTCTTGtcaccatcatcttcatctatgAGAAGAGGAGAAAGCCTGATGAGATTAATGACG ACGATGACTCAGGATCAGCCCCACT GAAGAGCAATGCCGCTACAAACCACAAAGACAAGAATGTCCGGCAAAGGAACTCCaactga